A window of Deltaproteobacteria bacterium genomic DNA:
GTTCGGTTGGATCGGCGCCCCCGTCACCGGCTGGCCGAGCTGCGCGGTGATGGCATTCACCGGCCTCAAGAGCTGGGACGACTTGGTGAAGTACGGCAAGCCCCTCAAGGTGGGATCGGCCGGCGGCACCGGCACCACTCTGCCGACGATCCTGAACATCGCCACCGGCAAGGAGCTGTTCGAAATCATTCCCGGGTACCGAGGCACCGCACCGGTGCGGCTGGCCATGCAGGCGAGAGAGCTGGGCGGGGTTTGCATGTCGTTCGAGTCCATGCGGGTGACCGCCCGGTCGATGCTCGACGCCAAGGGCGGCGACAAGCTGATTCCGATTCTGGTCCATGGAAATCCGCCGGATCCCGAAGTCCAGAACATCCCGCGCGTGCAGGATCTCGTCAAGGGCAAGAACAACGTGGCGATGCTGAACGCCTGGGCGTTGCAGTACAACTTCCAGCGGCCGCTAACGCTCCCTCCGGGTACCCCCAAGGAGCGCGTCGCGGCCTGGCGCAAGGCCTATGCCGCGACTCTCAAGGATCCGGCTTTCCTGGCGGACGCGAAGAAGTCGCGCCTGAACGTCGAGTACGTGTCCGGAGAACAGATCGACAAATACGTGGAGATCATGCTGAACATGTCGGCAGAGACCAAGGAACGGCTCAAGTGGATGCTGCCCAAGTAAGGGATTTGACGAAACCGAAGGGAGTCTGGAAATGAAGCGAGCCGTTGTCGGAATAGTCGGCCTGAGCTTTGCCTTGGCGTTCGTCGCGGGCTTCTCGGGCACCGCCTGGAGCGTCGAGGACTTCTTCAAGGGCAAGACCCTCCGCTTCATCGTCGGAGCCTCGCCGGGTGGCGGATACGACACCTACACACGCACCGCCGCGCGCCACATCAGCAAGCATTTTCCCGGAAACCCGACGCCGGTGGTGCAGAACCTGACCGGCGCCGGCGGCCTCATCGTCGCCAACTACCTCTACAACAAGGTCAAGCCCGACGGGCTGACAGTGGGCGTCTGGAACAACGTGTTCCTGCTGCACGAGGCGCTGGGCTCCCGGCGTGTCAACTTCAAGGCACGGAAGTTCGGCTGGGTGGGCGCGCCCGTGACCGGCTGGCCGAGCTGCGCGGTGATGGGATTCACCGGCCTCAAGAGCTGGGACGATCTGGTCAAGTCGGGGAAGCCCCTCAAGGTGGGGTCGTCCGGCGGCACCGGCACCACCCTTCCCACGATCCTCAACATCGCCTCCGGCAAGAAGCTCTTCGACATCGTTCCCGGTTACAAGGGTACGGCGATCGTGAGGCTGGCCTTGCAGGCGAGGGAGCTGGGCGGGGTCTGCATGGCGTTCGAGTCCATGCGGGTGACGGCGCGTTCCATGCTCGACGCCAAGGGCGACGACAAGCTGGTCCCCATCCTGGTCCATGGGAATCCGCCGGACAAGGAAGTGAAGGACCTGCCGCGGGTGACGGACCTAGTCCAGGGCAAGGACAACGTGGCCATGCTCAATGCCTGGGCGGTGCAATACAACTTCCAGCGGCCGGTAACGCTGCCGCCGGGCACCCCCAAGGCCCGGGTGGCGGCCTGGCGCAAGGCCTATGCCGCGACCCTCGAGGATCCGGCCTTCCTGGCCGACGCCAAGAAGTCCAAGCTGAACGTGGTGTACGTGTCCGGCGAAGATGCCGAGAAGCACACGGAGACGATCCTGTCCATGTCTCCGGAGACCAAGGAGCGCCTCAAGTGGATGTTGCCCAAGTGAAGGTCTTCGCATCCGCTTGCGGCTGACGCCGCAAAACGCCCCTTTTCGCTGAAGCGGAAAGGGGCGTTTTGCGTTCGGGTTCTAAACCACGGCGACGGCGCGGCACGGCGCGCCGTCGCCGCCCTCGATCTTGATCGGGAACGCGATCAGCGTAAAGGTGCGCTTCGGGACCTTGTGCAGGTTGGCCAAGTGCTCGATGAACGGGATACCCTTGCCGAGGAAGGTCCGGTGCACCGGGAAATCGCCCGGCCGGGGCTCCCCTTTTCCCTGCACCTGGTCCTGGGGCGAGTCCAGGGCCAGCGCCTTGATGCGCTTCGATACCAGCCAGCGTGCCAGCTCCGGGGTGATGAAGGGATTGTCGAAGTAGTAGTTGGGGTTGCCGAACATCTTGCGGTTCCAGCCGGTGTGGAACACCACGATCCTCCCCTTGAGATCCCTCTCTCGGAAGCCCGGCGAGGTGCGGACGTCGTCGATGGTGAGGCCGGTCCTGGGTCTGGCCCTTCGGCGCAGATCGATCTTGACCGCGGGCCCCATGAAGCGCTCCAGCGGCATCTGGTCGATGGTCTTGCCGCCGGGCACGAAGTGATACGGCGGGTCGCAGTGGGTGCCTGTGTGGATGCTCGCGTGCATCTCGGTGTTGGAGCGCCCGTGGGTCTCGTGCGTGTGGATCGGGTGAAACGACAAGGTCGGATGGCCCGGGACCACGGTCACGTTGGTGGTCAGCGGCAGGCTCAGGTCGATCAGCTTCGGCATACTCTCCCTCCAGCGGCTAGAGCCGGTGGTGCTCCAGCCATTCCAGGTACCGGCCGAGCCCTCGCTCGATGTCGTATCGCGGCTCGAAACCGAGTTCCTCCCGTGCCCGTTTCATGGACAAGGGGCCGCGCAGGCTGGCGCGAAAGAACGGCGACAGCGATCCGCCTTCCTTCCGGTGGAAGCGGAATCCAGGCCGCACTCGCGCCAAGGCCGCCAGAACGTCGGAGAAGCGAATATTTTCACCACAACTGGCGTTGTACACCGGATAACTCAAGTGTTGTTTGCGCAATGCCAACACGACGCAGCGCGCGGCATCCGCGACATAGGTGAGATCCCGCTCCAGATCGTCCGCGAGTTCCACCTCCTCCCCGTCGAGCGCGGCCCGGCACCAGTCGAACACCGGCGACATGACGGTGCGCAAGGGGTTGGGACGTTCCAGCGGGCCATAGGGAGCCGAGAGGCGCAGTATGACACCATTGATGCTGAACAAAACGAAGCAGCGGCGCACGATCTCTTCGGCGGCCCTTTTGGTGATGCCGTAAATTCCGGTTGGCGCCAACGGGGCGTCCTCTTCCAGTGGTGCGGACGGCTCCGTGGCGCCGTACACGCTCGCCGAGCTCAGGTGGACGAAACGCCTCACCCCATTGAGTCGAGCGGCTTCGAGCACGGTGGCGGTGCCGCCGACGTTCACCAGTGCGGCCGACCGGGCCGCCTCGGGCTCGAGATCGCCAATGGCGGTCACAGCGGCACCGTGGATGACCCGGTCCACGGCATGATTCTTCAAGGCCTCACACATGGCGGCCAAGTCCAGGACATCGGCCTTCACGCAGGTCACTTTCGCCGCCGCTTGGCCAAGCAAGGCTCGCGCCGCTTCGTCCAATTCGCCTTCGGCCGACAGCGCCACCACACTCTCGCCCAGCGACGCCAACTGGGCGACGATATGAATCCCTACGAAGCCCGTTCCGCCGGTCACCAGAACGCTCATGTCATCTTCGGGCAGGCTTCAACGCATTCCTGCCCCTCCGTCGGGAATGACGGCATGGGGCGACCGTGCCGTTTCCTTTGGGAGTAGAACCTTGACACGGCGTGTGACGTCACCGCTCCCCCGCGACGTTCCGCCCCGCCACCATGCCGGTGATAAACGCCTCCGAGTTGTTGCCCGAGTTGAGGTACAGGTGCCCGAACACGCCGCCCATCTCGCCGGCGCAGTAGAGGCCCCGGATGGGGTTGTCGTGGGCATCCAGCACGCGCTGGTCCTTGTCGTGGGCCAGCGCGCCCTGGGTGTTGGTGATGATGGGCCACACCTCCACCGCATAGAAGGGCGGCTTGAAGATGGGGAAGAGACTGCCGGCGAAGCGCCGGAAATCCGTGTCTTCCTCGCGGTCGCAGATTTCGTTCCAGCGTGCCACCGTGGCCGGCAGATTGTCCTCGGGAACACCGATGGTCCGCGCCAGCTCCTCGACGGTGGGCGCCTGCTTGATCCAGCCCTTGGCCAACTCCACGGAGTTGTCCTCGCTCCATTCGTAGCGCCGCGACCGGTGGTCGCTGATGGGCGTGAACATGGGTCCGGTAATGCGCCCGTTCTCGTCGAAGATCATGTACGACGGGATGCGCGGGAAGTCCTTGACGTGCACGTCGTACAGGCTCATGTCGCGCC
This region includes:
- a CDS encoding tripartite tricarboxylate transporter substrate-binding protein, which translates into the protein MVRRLAAVLTTGIALAFTSGPAWSVADFYKGKTIRFIVGHAPGGGYDTYTRTTARHITKHFPGKPNPVVQNLTGAGGLIAGNYIYNKSKPDGLTVGVWNNQFVVHEALGSRRVHFKARKFGWIGAPVTGWPSCAVMAFTGLKSWDDLVKYGKPLKVGSAGGTGTTLPTILNIATGKELFEIIPGYRGTAPVRLAMQARELGGVCMSFESMRVTARSMLDAKGGDKLIPILVHGNPPDPEVQNIPRVQDLVKGKNNVAMLNAWALQYNFQRPLTLPPGTPKERVAAWRKAYAATLKDPAFLADAKKSRLNVEYVSGEQIDKYVEIMLNMSAETKERLKWMLPK
- a CDS encoding cyclase family protein, coding for MPKLIDLSLPLTTNVTVVPGHPTLSFHPIHTHETHGRSNTEMHASIHTGTHCDPPYHFVPGGKTIDQMPLERFMGPAVKIDLRRRARPRTGLTIDDVRTSPGFRERDLKGRIVVFHTGWNRKMFGNPNYYFDNPFITPELARWLVSKRIKALALDSPQDQVQGKGEPRPGDFPVHRTFLGKGIPFIEHLANLHKVPKRTFTLIAFPIKIEGGDGAPCRAVAVV
- a CDS encoding NAD(P)-dependent oxidoreductase, with protein sequence MSVLVTGGTGFVGIHIVAQLASLGESVVALSAEGELDEAARALLGQAAAKVTCVKADVLDLAAMCEALKNHAVDRVIHGAAVTAIGDLEPEAARSAALVNVGGTATVLEAARLNGVRRFVHLSSASVYGATEPSAPLEEDAPLAPTGIYGITKRAAEEIVRRCFVLFSINGVILRLSAPYGPLERPNPLRTVMSPVFDWCRAALDGEEVELADDLERDLTYVADAARCVVLALRKQHLSYPVYNASCGENIRFSDVLAALARVRPGFRFHRKEGGSLSPFFRASLRGPLSMKRAREELGFEPRYDIERGLGRYLEWLEHHRL
- a CDS encoding tripartite tricarboxylate transporter substrate-binding protein; amino-acid sequence: MKRAVVGIVGLSFALAFVAGFSGTAWSVEDFFKGKTLRFIVGASPGGGYDTYTRTAARHISKHFPGNPTPVVQNLTGAGGLIVANYLYNKVKPDGLTVGVWNNVFLLHEALGSRRVNFKARKFGWVGAPVTGWPSCAVMGFTGLKSWDDLVKSGKPLKVGSSGGTGTTLPTILNIASGKKLFDIVPGYKGTAIVRLALQARELGGVCMAFESMRVTARSMLDAKGDDKLVPILVHGNPPDKEVKDLPRVTDLVQGKDNVAMLNAWAVQYNFQRPVTLPPGTPKARVAAWRKAYAATLEDPAFLADAKKSKLNVVYVSGEDAEKHTETILSMSPETKERLKWMLPK